A single Cryomorphaceae bacterium DNA region contains:
- a CDS encoding Rieske 2Fe-2S domain-containing protein translates to MKHEDLDWIAFSPETQAELARHSEEGFMIIVQQKRVGDIVLTYHNDRWHAMKNRCPHQGFSFVGGRITPAGEIECPIHKYRFNLNDGKEKSQTCPSVPIYPIREEEGRYEIGIKKSIWSFLRF, encoded by the coding sequence ATGAAGCACGAAGATTTGGATTGGATTGCATTCTCACCGGAAACCCAGGCCGAATTGGCTCGTCATTCGGAAGAAGGCTTCATGATCATCGTTCAGCAAAAAAGAGTCGGAGACATAGTGCTGACGTACCATAATGATCGTTGGCACGCCATGAAAAATCGCTGTCCGCATCAAGGCTTTTCCTTTGTGGGAGGGCGAATTACACCAGCCGGAGAAATCGAATGCCCCATTCACAAATACCGGTTCAACTTGAATGATGGGAAAGAAAAGAGTCAAACCTGTCCTTCAGTTCCCATTTATCCGATTAGGGAAGAGGAAGGGCGATATGAAATTGGAATAAAGAAGTCGATATGGAGCTTTTTGAGATTTTAA